GCAGCCTTTTGTCTTATTCAAAGGCCTTACATTTCAAAAACTCTGCTTACCAGGCGCATTTCGCCCAGGGGATCACCATAATAAAATGCTGAGGCCTGGCCTTTGCGTAGTGCACGCATCACCTCAATACCTTTGATGGTGGCGTAAGCCGTCTTCATGGATTTAAATCCCAGCGTGGCGCCGATTATCCGTTTCAGTTTGCCATGATCGCATTCAATCACGTTGTTCCGGTACTTAATCTGTCGGTGTTCAACGTCAGACGGGCACCGGCCTTCGCGTTTGAGCAGAGCAAGCGCGCGACCATAGGCGGGCGCTTTATCCGTGTTGATGAATCGCGGGATCTGCCACTTCTTCACGTTGTTGAGGATTTTACCCAGAAACCGGTATGCAGCTTTGCTGTTACGACGGGAGGAGAGATAAAAATCGACAGTGCGGCCCCGGCTGTCGACGGCCCGGTACAGATACGCCCAGCGGCCATTGACCTTCACGTAGGTTTCATCCATGTGCCACGGGCAAAGATCGGAAGGGTTACGCCAGTACCAGCGCAGCCGTTTTTCCATTTCAGGCGCATAACGCTGAACCCAGCGGTAAATCGTGGAGTGATCGACATTCACTCCGCGTTCAGCCAGCATCTCCTGCAGCTCACGGTAACTGATGCCGTATTTGCAGTACCAGCGTACGGCCCACAGAATGATGTCACGCTGAAAATGCCGGCCTTTGAATGGGTTCATGTGCAGCTCCATCAGCAAAAGGGGATGATAAGTTTATCACCACCGACTATTTGCAACAGTGCCATATTTTTTGATTTGAGCATAATGCTCCCAGCGGGTTGGTTCTCGTTTTGCGTATTCAGCCAGAATATCAGTCCGACTGATTGAAAGCTGCGTGGCAACAAAGGTTTGTACATTGTGCGGAACCAGAGCCAAATCAGGCAGGAACGCTCCTAAAAATCGGACGGATGTTAGTTGAAGGGCTATACCAAGACGGTTTTGGTCCCCGCGCCTTTGTGCGATGAATATCAGGTCATTTTCATCCAGAATAAAATAACGGGAAAGTTGTACCTCGTTCGGCTCTGCCGCATAACGCCCATAATTTTGCTTCTGCTCTTCAGTCAAAAAATCGATAGGCATCCAGCACTCCTTGCGTAACTATGACTTAGGTCTATTTTTAACTATCTCAAATGTTATAAGTTTTGAGACCACTCAAAACGATTTCAAACATGAGTATCAAAAATCGCGATTTATACTTTATGATACTACGCAGTATCAATATCGATTTGTGAGACCAATATGGCATTACTGGGATATGCAAGAGTATCAACCAGCCATCAGAAACTGACGGTACAGATTACGGAGCTGAAATCTGTAGGTGTCAGAGATGACCGGATTTTTACTGATATGATGTCAGGAGCCACGGATGAGCGCGAAGGGTTACAACGGCTGCTTGCCCGTGCAGAAAAGGATGACATCATTATTTGTACCAAAATGGATCGGCTTGGCCGCAATACCGTAGACATGATCCACATTGTTGATGCTTGCTATAAAAAGGGAATAGCCATTCGTTTTCTGGAGAACGGACTAAGTACAGAAGGAACTATGGGGAAAATGGTGATTCAAATTTTGGCGGCTGTTGCAGAAGCAGAACGAGAACGTATTCTGGAACGCACTAATGATGGCAGAATTGTTGCTATGGCATCCGGTGTCAAATTTGGACGGAAACCGCACTCGAAAGCAGCACTTGTCAGACAACTTATCAATCAGAAGCTATCAGAAAAAATAATTCTAGAAAAGACAGGGGTTTCTCGGGCTACTTATTTTCGGTTAAAAAAATCGGAAAACAATCAGAAATCATCATAAAGATAATATTAACCATGATTTAAAAAGAATTATTCTAAGCAGAGATCAAGTCATACAACAAATTATGATAGGGAATTAAAAGCTATGGAAGAAATAAACCTACTTAAAGAAATTCGTGAGCTAAAAAGTCAACTATCCTACGCTAAAAATATTGGTTTCTTTATGGGGGCTGGTACCTCCTGTGCTTTAGGCTTGCCAAATATATCTCAATTGACTATTCAAGTCGAAAGTGCATTAACCGGATCATTGTTGGATTATTTTAATGTTATTAAAACAGACTTATCGAAGCCTGATGAAACAATTAGCATTGAAGATATTCTTAATCAGATAAGACGGATTCGCGAAATAACTGAAGAAAGGCCTGATAGAGAATTCCTCGGGGTTTCTGGCATAAGCGCGCGTGATCTGGATATTGAAATTTGCAAAAATATTTATAATCTAATCACGGAGAAAGAAGTTAGTGCTAATCTGACTGCTCCAAAGAAATTTTTTGCGTGGTTAAACATGCAAAACAGAGATTTTTCGAAAGAGATTTTTACTACAAATTATGATCTGGTAATAGAAAAATCTCTTGAAGCAATTCGTGCGCCGTATTTTGACGGTTTCGTTGGTTCTTATGAACCATTTTTTTGGCAAGAAAGTGTCGAAACACTTGTTCGTAGAAATGATCTAACTCAGAACTGGATTCGATTATGGAAGATACATGGTTCTCTTAGTTGGTTTTGGAAAAAAAGAGAGAATCTGAAGTCGCATAAAGTTATACGCCTTGGGAAAGTAGATAAAATTGAAGAAGAGAAAAATGAGATAGTCATTTACCCATCAAAAGAAAAATATGATCTATCTCGTAGACAACCTTTTTTAGTTTACTTCGACCGCCTTAAAAACTATTTACTAAATGGTGAGCTTCTATTCATTTTCACCGGATACTCATTTTTAGATCAGCATATAAATGAAATTATTTTTAATTGCTTGAGGCAAAACAACAGGCTTAGTGTTGTAGTCTTTTTTTATGCAGACAGTGAAGTTAAAAAATTGCATTCCCTTTCGGCAGGATATCTAAATCTATCTGTATTCGGACCAACAACTGCGATTATAAACGGAACATTAGGGAAATGGTCCTTTGACCAATCCGAGCTAAAAAACAAAGAAAAATGTGATAGTTTTTGGAATGCTGAAGGTGAAAAATTCTTGCTTGGTGATTTTAATTATTTGGTTGAGTTCTTAGTTGGTAATTCTGGTCGTAGTAGTGAGATTGAGGTATCTATAAATGAAGACTGATTCTACATATTTAGGAAAGGTTATTCGTGTGGATTCCAGTACTGTAGAGGTAGAAGTTTCATCAGAAATACCTTCCGCTGCGCCAATAATAAATGGACGATTGTATAAAATTGGCCAGATCGGCACATTTGTAAAAATGCCAATGGGAAATATTACTATCTACGCTATCGTTGCTGCGGTAAGTGACAGACCGTTCACAGATAGTAGCGATGATGAGTATAGAGTAAGCTCAAAATTTCTTTCAGTACAACTGATTGGCGAAAAAATAGGTGACAGTGAGTTTGAAAAAGGAGTGGGTACTTATCCTACAATAGGTGATGAAGTACACCTTGTAATCGAACACGACTTATTTGCAATTTATGGTGAAAAGGATGCCGGTTCCATTGAAATTGGAAAACATTCTTCATCTGAAAATTTAGGTGTTCATGTAGATACTCATAACTTAATTTTACGTCACTGTGGTATTTTAGGCTCAACAGGTAGCGGGAAATCCAATACTACCGTCAGTATTTTGAAATCTATTCTACATGGTTACGTTGGTTCAAGAATTATATTGGTTGACCCACACGGTGAATATGCTTCTGCATTTCCTGATGCCAAAGTACTTCGAATTAATGAAGTAGCATCCCCATTGGTGATACCATTTTGGCTTATGACCTTTGAAGAACTTGCCTATTTTCTTGTAGGTGCTGATCATCGCGATGAACAAAGAATAGAATATCGTTTACTGAGAGATCTTGTAACAAAGCTTAAGAAAGAAAACTTAAATTTAAAAGCTGGGATTGTTAATGAAAATCTTATCACAGCCGACTCACCTATTCCTTTTAGCGCTAGGCAGCTATGGTATGAGATGAATTGGTTACTTAATGCATCATTTTCTTCTGCAAAGAAAGATGAACAAACTAGAGATACAGCAAATGAACTGGCTGCTGGGGATGCAGAAACATTGACTCCGGCAACCTTTGAAGCATATGTAATGGGAAATACAGCTCCATATAAATCTCAACACGCAGAGTATTTTTCTTATGAAAAAAAATTACTTTCTCGACTCAGAGATACCCGATACGATTTTCTGTTCAATCCAGGTGATTACAAAACAGCAGATTCTGAAAAAGATTTGCATGATTTACTAGCTGACTGGATAGGCTGTGAGCAGCGATTAACAATACTAGATCTTAGCGGTGTACCATTTGAGGTGTTAGATATAACCATAGGCTTGATTACAAGATTTGTTTACGACAGCATGTTCTGGGGGCGTAAAGAGTCATATACCGGTAAGCAAAGGCCAATACTCTTAGCATTTGAGGAAGCTCATACGTATTTAGGGAAAAATGACAAGAGTAATTATTCAAAAGCCGCAGTTGAGAAAATATTTAAAGAAGGGAGAAAATTTGGCGTAGGAGCGCTAGTCATTTCTCAACGCCCCTCAGAGTTGTCAGAGACTATAATTTCCCAAATTGGCACGTTGATAGCTCTTAGGCTTACCAATTCAAGTGATCAATCCATAGTGAAATCATCAGCCCCCGATAATCTAAATAGTCTTATGGATCTTCTTTCATCTTTGCGTATAGGTGAGGCAGTTATTTCAGGTGAGGCTATAAAAATTCCATCTAGAGTTCGATTGAAATTGAATCACCCAAGACCTACAAGTGAAGATCCAAAGTTAATTGAATGTTGGACAAAAGCATTTTCTTTCGATGCTGATAATTATAAAATTGTTGTAACTAAAATACGTGAACAGAAAATATAACCAAAGGAGTGTAAAATGGAACGAAGAAGTATTTCATCAAGCATGATTCGTAGTATTGGGTACGACGAATCTATTTCTACATTAGAGATTGAATTCAATAGTGGTGCAGTATGGAATTACCATGATTTTCCTATTACATGTTGGTATGAATTTGATGGAGCAGAATCGCACGGTAAATTTTTTCATAGCTTCATAAAGAATAATTATCGAGAGTCTCAAGTGGGATAACCTATGAATGAACTGTCA
This sequence is a window from Enterobacter cloacae complex sp. ECNIH7. Protein-coding genes within it:
- a CDS encoding IS6-like element IS26 family transposase, which codes for MNPFKGRHFQRDIILWAVRWYCKYGISYRELQEMLAERGVNVDHSTIYRWVQRYAPEMEKRLRWYWRNPSDLCPWHMDETYVKVNGRWAYLYRAVDSRGRTVDFYLSSRRNSKAAYRFLGKILNNVKKWQIPRFINTDKAPAYGRALALLKREGRCPSDVEHRQIKYRNNVIECDHGKLKRIIGATLGFKSMKTAYATIKGIEVMRALRKGQASAFYYGDPLGEMRLVSRVFEM
- a CDS encoding recombinase family protein codes for the protein MALLGYARVSTSHQKLTVQITELKSVGVRDDRIFTDMMSGATDEREGLQRLLARAEKDDIIICTKMDRLGRNTVDMIHIVDACYKKGIAIRFLENGLSTEGTMGKMVIQILAAVAEAERERILERTNDGRIVAMASGVKFGRKPHSKAALVRQLINQKLSEKIILEKTGVSRATYFRLKKSENNQKSS
- a CDS encoding SIR2 family protein; this encodes MEEINLLKEIRELKSQLSYAKNIGFFMGAGTSCALGLPNISQLTIQVESALTGSLLDYFNVIKTDLSKPDETISIEDILNQIRRIREITEERPDREFLGVSGISARDLDIEICKNIYNLITEKEVSANLTAPKKFFAWLNMQNRDFSKEIFTTNYDLVIEKSLEAIRAPYFDGFVGSYEPFFWQESVETLVRRNDLTQNWIRLWKIHGSLSWFWKKRENLKSHKVIRLGKVDKIEEEKNEIVIYPSKEKYDLSRRQPFLVYFDRLKNYLLNGELLFIFTGYSFLDQHINEIIFNCLRQNNRLSVVVFFYADSEVKKLHSLSAGYLNLSVFGPTTAIINGTLGKWSFDQSELKNKEKCDSFWNAEGEKFLLGDFNYLVEFLVGNSGRSSEIEVSINED
- a CDS encoding ATP-binding protein, which gives rise to MKTDSTYLGKVIRVDSSTVEVEVSSEIPSAAPIINGRLYKIGQIGTFVKMPMGNITIYAIVAAVSDRPFTDSSDDEYRVSSKFLSVQLIGEKIGDSEFEKGVGTYPTIGDEVHLVIEHDLFAIYGEKDAGSIEIGKHSSSENLGVHVDTHNLILRHCGILGSTGSGKSNTTVSILKSILHGYVGSRIILVDPHGEYASAFPDAKVLRINEVASPLVIPFWLMTFEELAYFLVGADHRDEQRIEYRLLRDLVTKLKKENLNLKAGIVNENLITADSPIPFSARQLWYEMNWLLNASFSSAKKDEQTRDTANELAAGDAETLTPATFEAYVMGNTAPYKSQHAEYFSYEKKLLSRLRDTRYDFLFNPGDYKTADSEKDLHDLLADWIGCEQRLTILDLSGVPFEVLDITIGLITRFVYDSMFWGRKESYTGKQRPILLAFEEAHTYLGKNDKSNYSKAAVEKIFKEGRKFGVGALVISQRPSELSETIISQIGTLIALRLTNSSDQSIVKSSAPDNLNSLMDLLSSLRIGEAVISGEAIKIPSRVRLKLNHPRPTSEDPKLIECWTKAFSFDADNYKIVVTKIREQKI
- a CDS encoding KTSC domain-containing protein, whose amino-acid sequence is MERRSISSSMIRSIGYDESISTLEIEFNSGAVWNYHDFPITCWYEFDGAESHGKFFHSFIKNNYRESQVG